The sequence below is a genomic window from Glycine max cultivar Williams 82 chromosome 20, Glycine_max_v4.0, whole genome shotgun sequence.
aaCTCAACTTTGAATGTCAACAAGAGCCATAAAcgacttttctttattttcatctaccagagaaattgaaatttaacaTCAAGTTagtacctcttttttttttttttgggggggggggggggggtacaaatagcatcATAGATCAACATTGCACTTAGACAGAGCAATCCAAGCTCTCATTATCAATGTTTGGCTCAATCCCGTTgaataatttaactaataaatagAATTAGAGTCATATTGTTGTGAAGCAGTTTCTTGATCTAGAATCAAGCTCGGTTCTCCAAAGCTAATGTAGCGGAATCAATATGTACAAGCAGACAAGAATAAACTTTTTGCTTCAACCTGTCAACAGTCTCCACCAGCCCTTCACTATCCGTGTTAGAACTGCTTCTCAGCATTAAACTTGATTGTgtcctttaatttaaaatttataatgtattccattattatatatatttgttttctattagATTCTGGCAATGAAATTGAACCATTTTCAACTACAATGCAGAAAAAACTACCCTTTCAGCCCCGATTGTCATGTTTACCATACAGAAATGGTGACACTACAGAATTTCTTCTGATGAGTATCCTTTGTTGTCATATACAACTGATTGTATCTAATAAGTTGATTGAGAttctttgcaattttcattcGAAGTCAATCATATTTGTTTCCATATCGCCTTCACTTTCCTAACTACCCCATGGTTACCTAGGACAAGTTAAATTCTACAACCATACATTCTTGGGCCTTTAGCAATTGGAATCCAAAGCAAGAATCATACCTGGCCTTTGATCTCTAGTTGCTTTCCTTTCAAAGATCCCACCTTTTTACTATCTACACCATTTTCTAAATCATTTCATTTGCTTCCTATATTAGTATCTGCCTCTGTCACTCTTGAGTTTGGATTAAGAACACCTTGCATGTACCTGGACGCAACACCAACTTTTTCCTCTTTAATAACGATCTTCTGCCTTGAACTTGGATTCTCTTTGGCTTCTGTTAAATCCATGGACTTTGAACCATTAACTCCAACATTATCTGATTGCTCTAGCATCTGCATTAGATCCTTAGGATTGCCTTCAAAAGGGTGCCGTCCGGGGACTGGTCTAACTCCAACCAGAATTGGAACAAGTGTACCAGACTCGATTCTATCCACATAAAAGAATTGCCCAAGCTGCAGCTTATTATTCAAGATGAACTCGTTGTCTTCCTTGGAGAGTGAGACATAGGTTGAATGAGAAGAGTCAGAGACTTTTATGAAGAAACCTTGGTTAGGCCATAATTCAAATCCAGATAATGCGAGCACGATGCTGATCACTTGCAAAAGGACTGAGCGATATTCCCCATGAACTTTCACATTAGAGTTCATACTTTGGAGAAGCTTCAGTAGAACTCCTTGTACCAGGGATGCCATTCTTCTTCCCCTTTCTTCCAATTATATTCCAAATTGTAACTGTGATGCATTGTAGTTTTTAAGTGTTAGTAAAAATGCATGCCTGAAATATTAAAAGACAATgcagataaaagaaaaattgtgtcAGTAGATACTTCTGTGCCATAAATTGACTcgactta
It includes:
- the LOC100775456 gene encoding uncharacterized protein, giving the protein MASLVQGVLLKLLQSMNSNVKVHGEYRSVLLQVISIVLALSGFELWPNQGFFIKVSDSSHSTYVSLSKEDNEFILNNKLQLGQFFYVDRIESGTLVPILVGVRPVPGRHPFEGNPKDLMQMLEQSDNVGVNGSKSMDLTEAKENPSSRQKIVIKEEKVGVASRYMQGVLNPNSRVTEADTNIGSK